In the Brucella anthropi ATCC 49188 genome, one interval contains:
- the folP gene encoding dihydropteroate synthase, with amino-acid sequence MTKEWHVAHGRSLRLGEKSVIMGILNVTPDSFSDGGHHNELERAVEVAGQMLADGATIIDVGGESTRPGAAAIDSETEIARVVPVIEALVKKYDCIISIDTYRAATAQAAVNAGAHIVNDVWGLQREPEIAHVAKRSGAGLVIMHTSRDRPVLADVIEDQFSFLNASLDIAKKAGIEETRIVLDPGFGFGKNKDEDIALLARAGELQKFGFPLLVGTSRKRFIGGMTGRDNPLDRDIGTAATSVALRLAGADIFRVHNVAFNRDALAVADDILQSRRSENRK; translated from the coding sequence ATGACGAAAGAATGGCACGTTGCTCATGGAAGAAGCCTTCGTCTGGGGGAAAAGTCCGTGATCATGGGCATATTGAATGTCACGCCAGACTCATTTTCCGATGGCGGCCACCACAATGAGCTGGAAAGGGCCGTCGAAGTGGCCGGTCAGATGCTCGCTGATGGAGCGACGATCATTGATGTTGGCGGAGAATCGACCCGGCCCGGAGCTGCTGCGATCGATTCCGAAACGGAAATCGCGCGCGTTGTCCCGGTCATCGAAGCATTGGTGAAAAAATACGATTGCATCATCTCCATCGACACTTACCGCGCAGCAACAGCGCAGGCGGCAGTCAATGCCGGGGCACATATCGTCAATGATGTCTGGGGACTACAACGAGAACCAGAAATCGCTCATGTCGCCAAAAGGAGCGGCGCAGGGCTGGTCATCATGCATACCAGCAGGGATCGACCCGTTCTTGCTGATGTCATCGAGGACCAGTTCTCGTTCCTGAATGCTTCACTGGACATAGCGAAAAAGGCAGGCATTGAAGAAACCCGCATCGTACTCGATCCCGGTTTTGGTTTCGGCAAGAACAAGGATGAGGATATTGCGCTGCTGGCGAGAGCAGGCGAATTGCAGAAATTCGGATTTCCGTTGCTCGTCGGCACGTCGCGCAAACGCTTTATCGGCGGCATGACGGGCAGGGACAATCCGCTCGACCGCGACATAGGAACTGCGGCAACGTCTGTCGCACTGCGTTTGGCAGGTGCCGACATCTTCCGTGTTCACAATGTCGCTTTTAATAGAGATGCACTTGCCGTTGCAGATGATATCCTGCAATCCAGACGCAGTGAAAATAGAAAGTAA
- a CDS encoding DUF922 domain-containing Zn-dependent protease: MNLRKKVLALSAVLAIVAPQAEAAAIFREFSYYTVSGKTAADLDKALSRNGPFLKKTGQHHPGAAEIRFDAKVRYGRAPGKACKVQDVYVNVHAKVSLPRWKQRRKATPELALIWDTLLQDIRRHEESHIVIARSFASQMEREIRGLRTRTDCSVLRADIDKVTARLMEAHDKEQQRFDRVETINFENRFARLLTYRMERAQQASK; the protein is encoded by the coding sequence ATGAATTTGAGGAAAAAGGTTCTGGCTCTCAGTGCAGTTCTTGCCATCGTAGCTCCCCAGGCGGAAGCCGCCGCGATCTTTCGCGAATTCAGCTACTATACCGTGAGCGGCAAAACGGCAGCGGACCTCGACAAGGCTCTTTCCCGCAATGGACCCTTCCTCAAGAAGACTGGTCAGCATCATCCCGGTGCCGCTGAAATCCGTTTCGATGCGAAGGTACGTTATGGTCGCGCGCCCGGGAAAGCCTGCAAGGTGCAGGACGTCTATGTAAACGTTCACGCAAAGGTCTCCCTGCCCCGCTGGAAACAGCGCCGCAAGGCCACGCCGGAACTGGCGCTGATCTGGGATACTCTGTTGCAGGATATTCGCCGCCACGAAGAGAGCCACATCGTCATTGCCCGCAGCTTTGCAAGCCAGATGGAACGGGAAATACGCGGACTGCGCACCCGCACGGATTGCTCTGTGCTTCGCGCTGACATCGACAAAGTGACTGCACGCCTTATGGAAGCGCACGATAAGGAGCAACAACGGTTTGACCGGGTTGAGACGATCAATTTCGAAAACCGCTTTGCGCGCTTGCTGACTTATCGCATGGAGCGCGCCCAGCAGGCTTCCAAATAA
- a CDS encoding YcjX family protein, which translates to MAKLTSIGDEAKIALDTLADRATGLLSPSLRLGVTGLSRAGKTVFITALVHNMLHGGRLPMFEAYKSGRISRALLEPQPDDAVPRFQYEEHLSALIDERIWPDSTRAISQLRLTIEYESASAWGRWLSPGKLSVDIVDYPGEWLLDLPLLGKSYAEFSADSFALAHEPTHKDLAQDWIIEASLVTPSEKADELTAQRLAKSFTAYLRAGKADERALSTLPPGRFLMPGDLEGSPALTFAPLPDLKPDDLKAGSLGAMMERRYEAYKTYVIKPFFREHIARLDRQIVLIDAMQAMNAGGAVVADLERALTDILSCFRPGRSNLLTGLIQRRIGRILVAATKADHLHHESHDRLQAIVRRLVERAIERADFSGADIDVLAMAAVRATREATVTQGKETLPVIVGTPLKGEKIDGEVFDGETETAIFPGDLPKNPNAIFEKSFAQDDPAIRFVRFRPPRLERTAEGITLSLPHIRLDRALQFLIGDRLA; encoded by the coding sequence TTGGCTAAGCTGACAAGTATTGGCGACGAAGCGAAGATCGCACTGGATACGCTGGCAGATCGTGCGACCGGGCTTTTGTCTCCATCATTGCGGCTCGGTGTGACTGGTTTGTCGCGTGCCGGAAAAACGGTCTTCATCACGGCTCTCGTTCACAACATGCTGCATGGCGGCAGGCTTCCGATGTTCGAGGCCTATAAATCGGGCCGCATTTCACGTGCGCTGCTCGAACCGCAGCCCGATGATGCAGTCCCCCGCTTTCAATATGAAGAGCATCTGTCGGCTTTGATCGATGAGCGTATCTGGCCGGACTCCACGCGCGCCATCTCGCAATTGCGCCTGACAATCGAATATGAATCCGCTTCTGCCTGGGGGCGCTGGCTGTCACCGGGCAAGCTTTCGGTCGATATTGTGGATTATCCCGGAGAATGGCTGCTGGATCTGCCTTTGCTGGGCAAATCCTATGCGGAGTTCAGCGCGGATTCCTTTGCTCTGGCCCATGAACCGACGCACAAGGATCTGGCTCAGGATTGGATCATCGAAGCTTCACTCGTCACCCCTTCCGAAAAGGCAGACGAACTGACTGCCCAGCGTCTGGCCAAGAGTTTTACGGCTTATTTGCGTGCAGGCAAAGCGGATGAGCGTGCATTATCGACCTTGCCGCCAGGGCGTTTCCTGATGCCGGGCGATCTCGAGGGTTCACCGGCACTGACATTTGCCCCGCTTCCCGACCTGAAACCGGACGATCTGAAGGCCGGTTCTCTGGGCGCAATGATGGAGCGGCGCTACGAAGCCTATAAAACCTATGTCATCAAGCCCTTCTTTCGCGAACATATTGCGCGGCTCGACCGGCAAATTGTGCTTATCGACGCCATGCAGGCAATGAATGCTGGTGGCGCGGTCGTTGCCGACCTCGAACGTGCACTCACCGATATCCTGTCCTGCTTCCGACCGGGACGCTCTAACCTGCTAACCGGGCTGATCCAGCGACGGATCGGCCGGATTCTCGTGGCTGCAACGAAGGCCGACCATCTGCATCATGAAAGTCATGACCGTCTGCAAGCCATCGTGCGCCGTCTCGTGGAGCGGGCTATAGAGCGCGCCGATTTTTCCGGCGCAGATATTGATGTCCTCGCAATGGCTGCCGTGCGCGCCACGCGCGAGGCAACCGTTACACAAGGTAAGGAAACTCTGCCCGTCATCGTCGGCACACCATTGAAGGGTGAAAAAATCGATGGTGAAGTGTTCGATGGTGAAACCGAAACAGCTATATTTCCCGGCGACTTACCGAAGAATCCCAATGCGATATTTGAAAAATCCTTTGCGCAGGATGACCCAGCCATTCGTTTCGTCCGTTTCCGGCCGCCCCGGCTTGAACGTACTGCCGAAGGCATCACGTTGTCCCTGCCCCACATAAGGCTGGATCGTGCCTTGCAGTTTCTGATTGGGGATCGTCTCGCATGA
- a CDS encoding YcjF family protein gives MTEKTPRKPASFTVSQASNRPEAADEAPRRPRAVRDLDVVVAQPDVFALSEEEAAELEILDPSFEAPERKGWSLSRILFGALGILVSFAIGIWTEDLIRALFSRADWLGWTALGVAIIALAAFIAIVVRELVALRRLASVQHLRKDAADAAERDDMAAARKAVDALRSIAAGLPETARGRQLLDGLTDDIIDGRNLIQLAETEILRPLDREARTLILNASKRVSIVTAISPRALVDIGYVIFESARLIRRLSQLYGGRPGTLGFLKLARRVIAHLAVTGTLAMGDSVIQQLVGHGLASRLSAKLGEGVVNGLMTARIGIAAMDVVRPFPFNAEKRPGIGDFIGDLVKINGERPDKKHPGK, from the coding sequence ATGACAGAGAAGACACCACGCAAACCAGCTTCCTTTACGGTAAGCCAGGCCTCTAACCGCCCCGAAGCAGCGGATGAAGCACCACGTCGCCCTCGTGCAGTGCGAGACCTTGATGTTGTTGTTGCCCAACCAGATGTTTTTGCATTGAGCGAAGAAGAGGCAGCAGAGCTGGAAATCCTCGATCCGTCGTTTGAAGCGCCCGAACGCAAGGGCTGGTCGCTCAGCAGAATACTTTTCGGTGCACTCGGTATCCTTGTTTCATTCGCCATCGGCATCTGGACCGAAGACCTTATCCGAGCGCTATTTTCCCGCGCGGATTGGCTGGGCTGGACGGCTCTTGGTGTTGCGATAATTGCGCTTGCCGCCTTTATCGCCATCGTCGTTCGTGAACTGGTCGCATTACGCCGCCTCGCGTCCGTGCAGCACCTTCGCAAGGACGCCGCAGATGCAGCAGAACGCGACGATATGGCCGCGGCCAGAAAGGCAGTGGACGCCTTGCGCTCAATTGCGGCGGGCTTGCCGGAGACGGCACGCGGACGACAGCTTCTGGACGGTCTGACAGACGATATCATTGACGGCCGAAACCTGATCCAGCTTGCCGAAACAGAAATCCTTCGCCCTCTCGACCGTGAAGCACGCACACTTATTCTGAATGCTTCAAAGCGGGTTTCGATTGTCACGGCAATCAGCCCGCGTGCGCTGGTCGATATCGGTTACGTCATTTTTGAATCAGCTCGGCTGATCCGCCGACTGTCACAACTTTACGGTGGTCGTCCTGGCACGCTGGGCTTTCTGAAACTTGCCCGCCGGGTCATTGCCCATCTGGCCGTGACAGGAACGCTGGCCATGGGGGACAGCGTGATCCAGCAGCTCGTCGGCCATGGTCTTGCGTCCCGGTTATCGGCCAAGCTCGGTGAAGGCGTCGTCAACGGACTCATGACGGCGCGCATCGGGATTGCCGCCATGGATGTGGTGCGTCCGTTTCCATTCAATGCGGAAAAACGCCCCGGCATCGGCGACTTTATCGGCGATCTCGTGAAGATCAACGGCGAACGACCGGATAAAAAGCATCCCGGAAAATAG
- the cckA gene encoding cell cycle histidine kinase CckA: MSRQTDNAYPKPLVMPKRNRSGALRLLIVGILLTVAAIAYFVFRDQLGDGFALVLMGILSMVGVFYLFGAATGLIQFSQKNGEQDLAHSFMDSQPEGTVISDARGQIVYANQAYAVMTGVANAEGVRSLDNVLTAEPAASDAIYRLTNAVRDGLSAQEEVRLSGGLSREGHGSLAPVWYRIKARPVEAGHEFKSPFVAWQIADISDERAEQERFFQELQEAINHLDHAPAGFFSADPSGRIIYLNATLAEWLGVDLTQFTPGSLTLNDIVAGSGMALIKAVKAEPGTSRNTVIDLDLIKRNGQSLAVRFYHRVQAARDGTRGTSRTIVLDRAEGEDSSMALRSAEVRFTRFFNSAPMAIAAVDSAGHILRTNARFLDIFAPVVDRDAIDGNAKLEIVVHERDRETFNRALAAAFAGQASISPVDTVLPGNEERHIRFYMSPVTDLGGERAEEAAIISAVETTEQKALENQMAQSQKMQAVGQLAGGIAHDFNNVLTAIIMSSDLLLTNHRASDPSFPDIMNIKQNANRAASLVRQLLAFSRRQTLRPEVLDLTDVLADLRMLLARLVGKDIELKIDHGRDLWPVKADLGQFEQVAVNLAVNARDAMPDGGEITLRTRNVSTQEVAKLHYRDLPEADYVVFEVEDTGTGIPADVLEKIFEPFFTTKEVGKGTGLGLSMVYGIIKQTGGFIYCDSEVGKGTTFKIFLPRLIEEKRADDAPVVVKEKKVEKAIDLSGSATVLLVEDEDAVRMGGVRALQSRGYTVHEAASGVEALEVMAELGGEVDIVVSDVVMPEMDGPTLLRELRKTYPDIKFIFVSGYAEDAFARNLPADAKFGFLPKPFSLKQLATTVKEMLEKQD, translated from the coding sequence ATGTCGCGACAGACGGACAACGCTTACCCGAAACCGCTCGTAATGCCCAAGCGCAATCGCAGCGGAGCTCTTCGCCTGCTGATCGTCGGTATTCTGCTTACGGTCGCCGCAATCGCCTATTTTGTGTTCCGCGACCAGCTTGGAGATGGATTCGCCCTCGTTCTTATGGGCATTCTGTCGATGGTCGGCGTATTCTACCTTTTCGGCGCAGCAACGGGTCTCATTCAATTCAGCCAGAAGAACGGTGAACAGGACCTCGCTCATTCCTTCATGGATTCGCAGCCGGAAGGGACTGTCATTTCCGACGCGCGCGGCCAGATCGTTTATGCCAATCAGGCTTATGCCGTCATGACTGGTGTTGCGAATGCCGAAGGAGTCCGTTCGCTCGATAATGTATTGACGGCAGAACCCGCGGCATCCGATGCCATATACCGTCTGACGAATGCCGTTCGCGATGGTCTGTCGGCACAGGAGGAAGTGCGTCTTTCCGGCGGCCTTTCCCGTGAAGGGCATGGCTCGCTGGCGCCTGTCTGGTATCGCATCAAGGCGCGTCCCGTTGAAGCCGGACACGAATTCAAAAGCCCGTTCGTCGCGTGGCAGATTGCCGATATTTCTGACGAGCGTGCGGAGCAGGAGCGATTCTTTCAAGAGCTGCAGGAAGCGATCAATCACCTCGATCACGCGCCAGCTGGGTTCTTTTCTGCCGACCCTTCCGGCCGGATCATCTACCTCAATGCGACGCTTGCAGAGTGGCTTGGTGTCGATCTGACCCAGTTCACACCGGGATCGTTGACACTCAACGATATAGTGGCAGGCAGCGGAATGGCGCTCATCAAGGCGGTGAAAGCCGAGCCGGGCACAAGCCGCAACACCGTCATCGATCTTGATCTCATCAAGCGGAACGGACAGAGCCTCGCCGTTCGCTTCTATCACCGTGTCCAGGCTGCGCGTGATGGAACGCGCGGTACGAGCCGTACCATCGTTCTGGATCGTGCGGAGGGCGAGGATTCATCAATGGCGCTGCGCTCCGCAGAAGTGCGCTTCACGCGTTTCTTCAACTCGGCTCCGATGGCCATCGCTGCGGTTGATTCTGCCGGACATATACTGCGCACCAATGCGCGCTTCCTCGATATTTTCGCTCCTGTTGTCGATCGTGATGCGATTGACGGCAATGCGAAGCTTGAAATCGTCGTGCATGAACGCGATCGCGAGACCTTCAACAGAGCGCTTGCCGCAGCCTTTGCAGGACAGGCAAGCATTTCGCCTGTTGATACGGTGTTGCCGGGCAACGAAGAGCGGCACATCCGCTTTTATATGAGCCCTGTCACTGATCTGGGCGGCGAGCGTGCCGAAGAAGCGGCGATTATCTCGGCTGTCGAAACAACCGAGCAGAAAGCCCTCGAAAACCAGATGGCGCAGAGCCAGAAGATGCAGGCTGTCGGCCAGCTTGCAGGTGGTATTGCGCACGACTTCAACAACGTTCTGACGGCGATCATCATGTCGTCGGACCTGCTGCTGACCAACCATCGCGCATCCGATCCGTCGTTCCCGGACATTATGAACATCAAGCAGAACGCCAATCGCGCGGCCTCGCTCGTGCGCCAGTTGTTGGCCTTCTCGCGCCGTCAGACGCTTCGTCCGGAAGTGCTCGACCTGACCGACGTTCTTGCAGATCTGCGTATGCTTCTGGCTCGCCTTGTCGGCAAGGATATAGAGCTGAAGATCGATCATGGACGTGATCTCTGGCCGGTCAAGGCCGATCTCGGACAGTTCGAACAGGTTGCCGTCAATCTCGCGGTCAATGCACGTGATGCCATGCCGGACGGCGGCGAAATCACGTTGCGTACCCGTAACGTGTCGACGCAGGAAGTCGCAAAGCTGCATTATCGCGATCTTCCGGAAGCGGACTATGTGGTCTTCGAAGTGGAAGACACCGGGACGGGCATTCCTGCGGATGTGCTCGAAAAGATTTTCGAGCCGTTCTTCACGACGAAGGAAGTGGGCAAGGGTACGGGTCTTGGGCTGTCGATGGTCTACGGGATCATCAAACAGACCGGTGGCTTCATCTATTGTGATTCCGAGGTTGGAAAAGGCACGACGTTTAAGATCTTCCTGCCACGCCTCATCGAGGAAAAACGCGCCGACGATGCTCCGGTTGTCGTGAAGGAAAAGAAGGTCGAGAAAGCAATCGATCTTTCCGGTTCCGCGACCGTTCTCCTGGTGGAAGACGAAGACGCGGTCCGTATGGGCGGCGTACGCGCACTCCAGTCACGCGGTTATACAGTCCACGAAGCGGCTTCCGGTGTCGAAGCGCTTGAAGTCATGGCAGAGCTTGGCGGCGAGGTGGATATCGTCGTATCGGATGTCGTCATGCCGGAAATGGATGGTCCGACACTGCTGCGTGAGCTTCGCAAGACGTATCCTGATATCAAATTCATCTTCGTGTCGGGTTACGCGGAGGATGCCTTTGCACGCAATCTTCCAGCTGATGCCAAGTTCGGATTCCTGCCAAAGCCATTCTCACTCAAGCAGTTGGCGACCACAGTTAAGGAAATGCTGGAGAAGCAGGATTAA
- a CDS encoding SixA phosphatase family protein, which yields MSRLLLLRHAKAVWAKPGMKDFDRPLDQEGKASLDRLARTMKSIDLYPDRVVLSGSCRTRETAFGIIERLGIEVETIIDDTIYSGGAADYMQAIREHGDVPTLLLVGHNPSIEDLALALCGDGNKDGLLKLRAGFPTAALANITFPASLGELERGAGYLESFILPQ from the coding sequence ATGAGTCGTTTGCTTCTCCTTAGACATGCTAAAGCCGTGTGGGCGAAACCTGGAATGAAGGATTTTGACCGCCCTCTTGATCAGGAAGGCAAAGCTTCGCTCGACCGGCTTGCAAGGACGATGAAGTCAATCGATCTGTATCCTGATCGGGTGGTTCTTTCCGGTTCGTGTAGAACGCGAGAAACCGCGTTCGGCATTATTGAACGTCTGGGTATCGAGGTCGAAACCATCATCGACGATACGATCTATAGCGGCGGCGCGGCTGACTACATGCAAGCCATACGTGAACATGGCGATGTGCCGACGCTGTTGCTCGTGGGACACAATCCCAGCATAGAGGATCTGGCGCTGGCCTTATGTGGCGATGGCAACAAGGATGGCCTCTTGAAGCTCCGTGCAGGTTTTCCCACTGCCGCACTGGCAAATATTACATTTCCTGCTTCACTGGGCGAACTCGAACGTGGAGCAGGCTATCTCGAAAGCTTCATACTACCCCAGTAG
- the folK gene encoding 2-amino-4-hydroxy-6-hydroxymethyldihydropteridine diphosphokinase has translation MTTGRHYRAWLGLGGNIDDPVASMGKALRILDERADTDVVAVSAVYRTPPWGKTDQAWFHNACAEIETSLQPLELIATCLDVERSLKRVRLERWGPRIIDIDILAMQDDAGEAVVMTDAALELPHPRMHERAFVLVPLNDIASSLEIAGKAVADWNAGIERSGIEKARTDAGWWRE, from the coding sequence GTGACTACAGGCAGACATTATCGCGCCTGGCTGGGGCTTGGCGGAAACATCGATGATCCTGTCGCTTCGATGGGCAAGGCGTTGCGTATATTGGACGAACGAGCCGACACGGATGTCGTTGCGGTTTCGGCAGTCTATCGCACGCCGCCATGGGGGAAGACGGATCAGGCGTGGTTTCACAATGCCTGTGCAGAGATAGAAACGTCGTTGCAGCCATTGGAGTTGATTGCGACCTGCCTTGATGTGGAGCGTTCTTTGAAGCGTGTCAGGCTTGAAAGATGGGGCCCGCGCATCATCGATATCGACATACTGGCAATGCAGGATGATGCGGGAGAGGCTGTCGTCATGACGGATGCTGCTCTCGAGCTTCCGCATCCGCGTATGCACGAGCGGGCTTTCGTCCTCGTGCCCCTGAACGATATTGCATCGTCTCTCGAAATTGCAGGCAAGGCCGTTGCGGACTGGAATGCCGGGATAGAGCGATCCGGAATAGAAAAAGCCCGCACGGATGCGGGCTGGTGGCGTGAATAG
- a CDS encoding flagellar biosynthetic protein FliO has product MKEWLSGIVGESAANIVGFILIFAIILGGIFVVLSIIRRFSGGTFVSNGRTRQPRLSVMDAAAVDSRRKLVLIRRDDVEHLLLIGGPTDVVVEQNIVMESRAHARVQASRIEPEHIERFKQHEATLTNDKAERPALSLQTPQAEEKDEAIQITSAIEAPVYRKPEPAREEPVQQAAAPVRVPPQAPTAPIPPRPPVEQKSAQPPQPRPQPRPAPNYPPQPRTVLPPRPAQAQPQSTRAHPAYPLSQVSRGVLSSTSSGATATAAGVAAAASVASANLGSIVPERETTVADKSPSVDVTGPTVSSTAAPAFSASSEPERVEPEIVVAESKPVETEAVAVETPSDNLADLGGALHEAIAADVNSESAASADAKDAISFDTEFFENELLSSLDISATDDVVEDKAKDDIEDEMEKLLGELTKDEIRRS; this is encoded by the coding sequence ATGAAGGAATGGCTCAGCGGCATCGTTGGAGAGAGTGCGGCTAATATTGTTGGCTTCATCCTAATATTTGCGATCATTCTTGGCGGAATTTTCGTTGTTCTCAGTATCATTCGCCGTTTCAGCGGAGGTACTTTCGTTTCCAACGGGCGTACGCGACAGCCGCGCCTTTCGGTGATGGACGCAGCAGCAGTCGACAGCCGACGCAAGCTCGTGCTCATTCGCCGCGACGACGTGGAACATCTCCTGCTCATCGGTGGGCCAACCGATGTTGTGGTGGAACAGAATATTGTCATGGAATCGCGGGCTCATGCGCGTGTGCAAGCTTCACGCATCGAGCCTGAACATATCGAACGCTTCAAGCAGCACGAAGCAACCCTGACCAATGACAAGGCGGAGCGCCCTGCTCTCTCACTGCAAACACCGCAGGCCGAAGAGAAGGACGAAGCGATCCAGATCACCTCCGCAATCGAAGCACCGGTCTACCGCAAGCCTGAGCCAGCACGAGAAGAGCCGGTCCAGCAGGCTGCTGCACCTGTTCGCGTGCCGCCGCAGGCGCCGACAGCACCAATCCCGCCGCGACCACCTGTCGAGCAGAAATCCGCTCAACCACCCCAACCACGGCCTCAACCGCGCCCGGCGCCGAACTATCCGCCGCAGCCACGCACCGTATTGCCGCCCCGCCCCGCGCAAGCACAGCCGCAGTCAACACGTGCACATCCGGCCTATCCATTGAGCCAGGTTTCGCGCGGCGTTCTGAGTTCAACCTCGTCCGGTGCGACCGCCACTGCAGCCGGTGTTGCCGCCGCCGCATCGGTTGCTTCAGCAAATCTTGGCAGCATCGTCCCCGAGCGTGAAACAACGGTTGCGGATAAGTCTCCTTCGGTCGATGTAACCGGACCTACAGTCTCTTCGACTGCAGCTCCGGCATTCAGCGCCTCTTCGGAACCGGAGCGCGTCGAGCCGGAAATCGTGGTTGCCGAGTCAAAGCCTGTAGAAACAGAAGCCGTAGCAGTAGAAACGCCGAGCGATAACCTGGCCGATCTCGGCGGTGCGTTGCACGAAGCAATCGCTGCAGACGTCAATTCGGAGAGCGCCGCCAGCGCTGACGCCAAGGACGCGATCTCATTCGATACCGAATTCTTCGAAAATGAGCTTCTAAGCTCACTTGATATTTCCGCAACGGACGACGTTGTCGAAGACAAGGCGAAGGATGATATCGAAGATGAAATGGAAAAGCTTCTCGGTGAATTGACCAAGGATGAAATTCGCAGAAGCTGA
- the folB gene encoding dihydroneopterin aldolase: MYTIRMMNCAFFAHHGVFDEEHKLGQRFYVDAILDVDPGNALENDDIDGTVHYGIAFAVIEDIITGRQRYLIETLALDVAKAMTARFPQVKRAEITVRKPNAPVPGVLDHVEVTVVYPQ, translated from the coding sequence GTGTACACGATCCGAATGATGAACTGCGCGTTTTTCGCGCACCACGGCGTTTTCGATGAAGAGCACAAGCTCGGTCAGCGTTTTTACGTCGATGCTATTCTCGATGTCGATCCGGGTAATGCGCTGGAGAACGACGATATCGATGGTACTGTGCATTACGGTATCGCTTTTGCGGTTATTGAAGACATTATCACCGGTCGTCAGCGCTATCTGATCGAAACGCTGGCTCTCGACGTGGCCAAGGCAATGACCGCCCGGTTTCCGCAGGTAAAGCGCGCAGAAATTACCGTCCGCAAGCCGAATGCACCTGTTCCGGGCGTATTGGACCATGTTGAAGTGACGGTGGTTTATCCGCAGTGA
- the dksA gene encoding RNA polymerase-binding protein DksA → MSELIDLDYRPTEDEPFMNERQKSYFRAKLVAWKNDILREARETLEALQQENANHPDLADRASSETDRAIELRARDRQRKLISKIDAALSRIDEGTYGFCEETGEPISLKRLDARPIATLSIEAQERHERREKVYRDD, encoded by the coding sequence ATGAGTGAATTGATTGACCTTGACTATAGGCCCACTGAAGACGAGCCGTTCATGAATGAGCGGCAGAAGTCTTACTTCCGCGCGAAACTGGTCGCGTGGAAGAATGATATTCTGCGAGAAGCGCGTGAAACGCTTGAGGCGCTACAGCAGGAAAATGCAAACCACCCGGACCTGGCGGACAGGGCATCCTCCGAAACGGATCGGGCAATTGAGCTACGTGCTCGCGACAGACAGCGCAAATTGATCTCCAAAATCGACGCAGCATTGAGCCGCATTGATGAAGGAACATACGGCTTCTGCGAGGAAACGGGAGAACCTATCAGCTTGAAGCGGCTTGATGCGCGTCCAATCGCTACGCTATCTATCGAAGCGCAGGAGCGCCATGAGCGTCGTGAGAAAGTCTATCGCGACGACTAA